In Actinomadura luteofluorescens, the sequence AATGCCCCAAGGCTGTCGCGGTCTCGGCGTAACCCAGCACGATCGCGTCCACGGGGTTCTGCGGGACGCGCATGAGGTCACGGAGTGCGGGGGCGGCGTTCTGCTCGCCCCGCAGCCCGTCCAGGAGAAGCGAACCGGGACGGGACGGCTCAACGCCCTCCAGGCAGGCGCGCACAAGCTCGCCCAGAAGCAACCCCGACCCGTACACCAGGCGTGGATCGGTCGGCACGTGCTTGCCCAGCACCGCGGATACCAGCAGATGCGCCCGCTTCGGGTTGCGGCGCACGGCGAGCCCCACGAGCGACGAGAGCCCGGCGCCCGCCGGCCGTGCGCCGTCCACGAGACGAACGCCCAGACGCGAACCCACCCAGGAACCCGTCACCGGCTGTCCGCCGCTTCCAGCAGCTCGACGAACGTGACGCCCTCCGCCGCCACCCCGAACACCCGGGCGCGCAGCATCAGCCGCTGCGCCCACGCGCGGTGCGGCTTGGCCTCGTTCATCTTGTTGGCGTAGGAGCTGGCCATCGCACCGCCCCCGGCGACGCCCAGGATGTCGGCGGCGTCGCTGTACTCCTCGTGCGTCACCACCGACAGGGCGTGGACGGCCGCGACATGGCTCGGATGGATGACGGTCTTGCCGGTGAGACCGTTCGCCTTGTCCAGGTGGACCTCGCGGATCAGCCCGTCCAGGTCGGAGGTGATGAGCCGCTGCCGCAGCGGCGCGGCGCGCTGCCGATCGAACGGCGACTGCCGCAGCTGCGGCTTGAACATCCGCTCCCCCTGCGAGAAGTACTCCCACACGGGCCCGGTCACCACGTGGCCGGTGCCGTCGGCGCGGCCGAGGATGTTGACCACGTCGCAGATCACGCCCGCGACGGGGCCGATGTCGTAGATCGTCAGGTCGGGCGGGCGCCGCAGCCCGTACGCGGCGGACATGTCGGTCGCCCCCAGCCGGACGGCGAGGATCCGCGACCGGTGCTTGGCGAGGAGGCGCGCCACGTCGTGCAGCATCTCCGCGCGCGTCTCGGCGTACACGGCCTCCGGGCTCTCGATCACCGGCATCGCCAGCAGCCGCAGCCCGGAGCGGTCGGCCGCGTCCTCCAGCGCGTCCAGGAACGCTCCACCGCCGGACGCGGTGAACTTCGGCAGCACGAATCCGGTGACGAGCTCCGCCGCGGCGCCGAGCCGGCCGACCAGGTCGCCGATCTGCCGCGGGTCGCGGACGCGGACGAACAGCAGCGGGACCTCCGCCCCGTCCGCCCCGGAGGCGCCGTCCGCCCCGGAGACGGCGTCCGCCCCGGAGGCGGTGTCCGCCCCGGAGGCGGTGTGCAGCGCCCGCAGATGCGCCACGAGGTTGGCCTCGCCGGCCTCGACCTCGTCGTCGGCGATCGCGTCCTCCAGGCACACCACCATGCTCATCACGCCCCGCCGCGCCGCGCGCTCGATGTCGGCGGCGAGGGCGGGTCGTGTGGCCGGGCAGTACAGCGTCGCGCCGAGCGCGACCGCCAGCACGTCCGGGTCGTCGTGCCGGCCGAACGGGCGCGGATGCCGGTAGAACAGGTGCTTACGACGCGCGGCGTCGATATGGTCGAAATGCCGCATTTACCCCTCGTCAGACGGTGCTCTCGACGGGGGGCGCGGGGGGTCGCCCCCGGGCGGACGGGCCGCGCCGGATCACAGGTGCGTCGCCACGGCGGGGAGCAGGTGCTGGAACGTGCGGCCGGTGGCGGTCGCCCCGATCGCCGTCATCGACCAGCCCTGCCCGTCCCGCGACACCTTGGCCATGATCTGCGCGTTGTGCTGCCCGGCGCCGCTCAGGTCGTAGCGCGCGATCTCCTGGCCGGTGCTCTCGTCCACCAGCCGGCAGAACGCGCCCGCGATCTGGGAGAAGTCCTGGCCGGTGAAGGAGTTCACCGTGAACACCAGCTGGACGACGCCCTCCGGGACGCTCTGCAGGTCGACGTTGATGACCTCGTCGTCGCCCTCGCCCTCGCCGGTCAGGTTGTCGCCGGTGTGCTGGACGGAGCCGTCCTTGCTGCGCAGCTGCCGGAACCACACCTGGTCGGCGAGGTTGCCGGACGCGTCGAACAGCAGGCACGAGGCGTCCAGATCGATGGACTGCGGCTTGCCCTTGCCGAACAGCCCCTTCTTGGCGACGGCGTCCCAGCCGAGGCCCATCTTGACTCTGGACAGGGTGCCGCCGCCCGGCTTGGCCAGCGAGACCTTCTGCCCCTTCTGCAGCGATATGGACATCGTCGGTACCTCCGGTGATCGATGTGTGTCGCGGGGTCGAGGTGACGCCGGTCAGACCTGGCTGGAGTGCAGCGGCCGCCCGCCGCCCGCGGTCCCGTCGGGAGAGTCCCCGTCCTGGCCGCGGTTGCGGACGACGGAGCTGGCGAACGCGGCGATGATCAGCCCGGCGCCGAGGCCGCCTGTGATCCACTCGGGCACGTGGTGGCCGATGCTCACCAGCATGCAGACCGCGAGGGCGCCGATCGCCCAGTGCGCGCCGTGCTCCAGGTAGACGTACTCGTGCAGGGTGCCCTTGCGGACCAGGAACACCGTCAGCGACCGGATGTACATGGCGCCGATGCCGAGGCCCAGCGCGATGACGATCGGGTCGGTGCTGATCGCGAAGGCGCCGATGACGCCGTCGAAGCTGAACGAGGCGTCCAGCACCTCCAGGTACAGGAACAGGAAGAATCCCGCCTTGCCCGTGGCGAGGGCCAGGGAGCTCGGCCCGGACCGCCCGCCGCCCTTCACGGCCTCCGCGCCGTCCTTGGCGTCGTCGTCGTCCTCGTCGTCGTCCTCGCTCGCCTCGGAGAACAGCTCGCCGAGCCCGTTGACCAGGATGTAGGTCACCATCCCGAGCACGCCGGCGATCATGACGCTGCCCGGGTCGGAGGCCGACAGCCACGCCACGAGCGCCAGCGAGCCGCCCGCCACCACGACCGACAGCTGGTCCAGCTTGCCGATGCGGGCGAGCGGCCGCTCCAGCCACGGCAGCCACTTGTCGGCGCGCTCCTCGAACACGAAGTCCAGGAACAGCATCATCAGGAACATGCCGCCGAACGCCGCGATCATCGGATAGGCGTCGTTCATCAGCTGGTGGTAGCGGTGCGAGTCGTTGAGGGCGAGGTCGAACGCCTCGACCGGGCTCAGCTTGGCCGTGATCCCCACGATCAGCAGGGGGAAGACCAGCCGCATGCCGAACACGGCGATCGCGATGCCGACGGTGAGGAAGATCTTCTGCCAGAAGGCGCTCATCCGGTCGAGCACCTTGGCGTTCACCACGGCGTTGTCGAACGACAGCGAGACCTCGAGGACGGCCAGGACGGCGACCAGGGCGAGCCCGGTCGGTCCGTCGTAGAGCAGGGCGAGGAGCAGGCCGACGACCGTGACGCCGAAGGACCACCCGAAGGTGCGAAGAATCATGCGCGTATTTCTGCTAGGAAGGGCGGCCGGGCGGAGCGGCCGGGATGCGGGGGAGCCGGCGGTCAGCCGACGTTGACGCCGAAGTCCATCGCGATGCCCGCCAGACCGGAGGCGTACCCCTGTCCGACGGCCCTGAACTTCCATTCGCCGCTGTGCCGGTAGAGCTCGCCGAACACCATGGCGGTCTCGGTGGAGGCGTCCTCGGTGAGGTCGAAGCGCGCGAGCTCGTTGCCGTCGTTCCGGTTGACGATCCGGATGAAGGCGTTGCGGACCTGCCCGAAGCTCTGCTGCCGGTTGTCGGCGTCGTAGATCGAGACCGGGAACACGATGCGGTCGCACTCGGCCGGCACCGCGGTGAGGTCGACGTTGATCGACTCGTCGTCGCCCTCGCCCTCGCCGGTCAGGTTGTCGCCGGTGTGCTCCACCGAGCCGTCAGGGCTGCGCAGGTTGTTGAAGAAGACGAAGTGCTGGTCCGACATGACCTTGCCGTGGCTCGCCAGCATCAGCGCGGAGGCGTCCAGGTCGAAGTCGGCGCCGGTGGTCGCGCGCACGTCCCAGCCGAGGCCGACGGTGACCGCGGTGAGGTTCGGCGCGGCCTTCGTCAGCGAGACGTTGCCGCCCTTGGCGAGTGAAACCCCCATGTGCGGGCTGCTCCCTTCCTGTCCAGACTGCTCGGACTGCTCAGATGTTGACGCCGAAGTCGGCGGCGATGCCGGCCAGGCCCGACGCGTACCCCTGGCCCACCGCCCTGAACTTCCATTCCGTCCCGTTGCGGTACAGCTCACCGAAGACCATGGCGGTCTCCATGGACGCGTCCTCGGTCAGGTCGTAGCGCGCCATCTCCGCCCCGTCGGCCTGGTTCAGCACCCGGATGAAGGCGTTGCGGACCTGCCCGAAGTTCTGCCCGCGGCTCTCGGCATCGTAGATCGACACGGCGAACGCGACCCGCTCGGCCGTGGCGGGCATCGCGCCGAAGTTGACCTTGAGCTGCTCGTCGTCGCCCTCGCCCGCGCCGGTGGTGTTGTCGCCGGTGTGCTCGACCGCGCCGTCCGGCGTGCGCAGATTGTTGAAGAAGACGAAGTGCTGGTCGGTAATGATCTTTCCGGAGGCGTCCAGGACCATCGCGGAGGCGTCGAGGTCGAAATCGGTCCCGGTCGTCGTGCGCAGGTCCCAGCCGAGACCGACGGTCACCGCGGACAGGCCGGGGGCCTGCTTGGTGAGCGAGACGTTGCCGCCTTTGCTCAGACTGACGGGCACGATGAGCCTCCAAGATCGCATGCCGGATCGGACGCCGATGGGGCGCCCAGCCTTATCGACGTTGCAGCGATGCTATCCGTTCCATCCTTTATGAAGGGATGGCGACAATCTTTGTGATTCGCTCGCCACCCGGCCGCCGTCACGTGCCCGGCCTCCTTCCCGCATGGACGAAACCCGGGCCGGTTGCGTCAGACTGGGGATCGGACGAAGGGAGGCTGCGTTGCGGGGACCGGGCGACCAGCGCCGCCGGGGCGGCCGCGGGGCACAGGCGGCGGCCGGGGCGGTCGAGGCGAGGGAGGCGGCCGCGGCGGCCTTCTACGACATGGACCAGGCGCAGAAGTACATCGGCGGCCGCGTCACCGTGTTCGAGGACCTGGACGCCAGGGCGGCCGAGCCCGCCCGCCGGGAGTTCACCCGGCTCGCCGAGACCGCCGACGCCGCCTCCGTGGCCTACATCTCCGTCCTGGACGCCCACGACCTCGATGACCGGGACCGGTCACCGGCCGAGTACGACGCCGCGCGGCGCGCGTTCGTCGCCTCCACCGAGCGGCTCCAGAAGATCACCGGGGACCTCAACGGCTTCGCCGAGCGCCTCTCCCAGCAGATGGCCCGGCTGGAGTCCGCGCTCGACCAGCTCCCGCCCCGCCTCACCGCCGCCCGCGACGCCGTGGCCGCCGCCGACGCCGCCGTGGCCGCGGCCAGGTCCGCCGGGATGGACGCCACCGACCCCAAGGAGGAGCTGGACCGCGCCAAGGGGGTCCTCGCGCAGCTCGGCTCCCAGGGGCTCGGCGGGCTCGGCCTCGACGGCGCCATCCGCAAGGCCGACGAGGTCCGCGCCATCGCCGAGCGGGCCCGGGAGGCCGCCGCGGAGCTGCCGCGGCAGGCGCAGAAGGTCCGCGACTCGCTCTCCTCCGTCCGGACGCGGGCCGACGCCGTCGCGAACCGCGCGGGGCACGTCCAGGAGGCGATGCGGGTCCTCGTGCGCGGCTACTCGCAGGCGTGCTGGCAGGACCTCAAGGGCGCCCCCGAGTCGATCGAGGCGGCGGTCACCCGGGCCCGCGAGCGGCTGAACGAGGCGTCCGCGCACGCGGGCCGCGCCGAGTGGAAGCAGGCGCAGCGGGCGCTCACCGCCGCGCGCACCGAGCTGAACGCGGCCGACCGCCGCGCCGGGCAGGTCACCGGGCGCGCGGAGGAGCTGAAAGCGGTCGCCGAGGACCCGGCCAAGCCCGTCGAGAGCGTCCGGTTCGCGGTGCGCGACGCCCAGCGGCTCGCCGTGGCGCAGCCGGGCGGGGCCCCGCCCCAGCACGCCCGCGTGCTCGACTCCCTCGTCGAGCGGCTGGAGAGGGCGCCGCGGCGGCTCGCCGGCGCCCACCCCGACTACTGGGCCTACCTGCAGGAGCTGGAGTCCATCAGGACGGCCGCCGGCGACGTGGTGACGCGCATCCGCTCGGAGCGCGCCCAGCAGGGGTAGCCCGCGGCCCGTCAGGCGAAGAGCGTCTCACCCCAGTAGCCGCCCTCGCGGACGCCGGGCGGGCACGCGAAGACGCCGGACCCGACGTGCTGGATGTACTCGTTCAGCGCGTCGGTGGCCAGCGAGTTCTGGACGCGGATGAAGCCCGTCCGCGGGTCGCGCTGGAACGCGATGAAGAACAGGCCCGCGTCCAGCCGGCCGAGGCCGTCCGACCCGTCGGTGAACGAGTAGCCGCGCCGCAGGATGCGCGTCCCCTGGTTGGAGTCGGGGTGGGCGAGCCGCACGTGCGCGTCGGGCTTCATCTGGGCCAGGGCCGGCTTGTCGCGCTCCTTCTTCAGCCCGGCCGGCGCCCCCTCGCCCTTGTTCCGCCCGAAGACGTCCTCCTGCTCGCGCAGCGAGGTGCGGTCCCAGGTCTCGATGTGCATCCGGATGCGGCGCGCGACGAGGTAGGAGCCGCCCGCCATCCAGCCGGCCCCGTCTCCCCCCGCCGCCCACACGTGGCGGTCGAGCAGGTCACCCTCGGTTCCGGCGATGTTCTCGGTGCCGTCCTTGAACCCGAACAGGTTGCGCGGGGTCTGCGCGTCCGGCGTCGTCGAGGACGTCTTGCCGAAGCCGAGCTGGGACCAGCGGACCGCGGCCACGCCGAACCCGATGCGCGCCAGGTTCCGGATGGCGTGCACCGCGACCTGCGGGTCGTCCGCGCAGGCCTGCACGGCGATGTCGCCGCCGCTGCGGGCCGGGTCGAGGTTGTCGCCGGGGAAGTGCGGCAGGTCGACGAGGGCCGCGGGGCGCCGCGCCCTGATGCCGAACCGGTCCTCGCCGTCCTTGACGAACAGCGACGGGCCGAAGCCGATCGTCAGCGTGAGCCGGGACGGAGGCAGCCCGAGCGCCTCGCCGGTGTCGTCGGGCGGCGCGACCGCGGGGCCGCCGACCGCGCCTTCGCCGACCGGCCGGCCCGCGGTCATGGCGGCGGCCGCGGCCGTCCACTCCTTCAGCATCCGCACGAGCCGGTCGCGGTCGCCGGTCGTCACGTCGAACGCCGCGAAGTGCAGCCGGTCCTGCACCGGGGTGGCGATGCCCGCCTGGTGCGCGCCGTGGAAGGCGATCGCGTCGCCCGCGTCGTCCTCCTCCGCGGAGGCGACCCGGTCGAGCCCGGCCCCGGCGGCGGCCCCGACGAGCAGGCTCGCGCCGGAGAACCCCAGCATCCGCCGCCGGGACATCCCCGGCCGCTCCTGCGTCCCTTCGCCCGTCATGCCGCCTCGGTTCCTCTCGTCAGGGTCACTTCGCGACGGCGGCGGCGAGCCTGGACAGGGGCTCGCCCAGCGCGTTCACCGCGTCGGCCAGCTCCTTGCGCTCGTCCTCGCCGACCTTGTCGTAGGAGACGTAGCCGTCGCCCTTCGCGTGCTTCTTCAGCAGCGTCTCGACACCCGCGAAGTTGTCGTCGAGGTCCTTCGCGAGCTGCGCGTCCCGCTCCTGGACGACCGGCTTGAGCAGGTCGTAGATCTTCTTGGCGCCGTCCACGTTGGCCTTGAAGTCGACGAGGTCGGTGTGGCTGAACGCCTCCTCCTCTCCGGTGACCTTGCCGGTGGCGACCTCGTCGAGAAGTTCCTTCGCGCCGCCCGCCATGTCGTTGACGGGGTCCAGCGTGAGGCCGGGCAGCCTCGACTTCAGCGTTCCCAGGTCGGCCAGCAACTGGTCGCCGTACTTCTCCTTGCCCTTGACGGAGCCGTCCTTCCAGAGGGCCTTCTCCAGCAGGTGCCAGCCGGACCAGTCCTTCTTCTCCTCCGGCTTGAGGTCGGCCTCGCGCGCGTCGACCTTGGGGTCGAGGTCGCCGAACTTCTCGGCGACGGGCTCGATCGTCTCCCAGCCGACGCGGGACGGCGCGTACAGCTCCTTGGCCTTCTCGACGTCGCCGTCCTTCACCGCGGCGACGAACTTCTCCGTCTTGGCGATCGTGTCGTCGGTCTGGACGATGACGAAGGCCTTGTAGTCGGCGGCGGCCTTGCTCAGGCGCGGGTCCGCGCCGCCGGCGGCGCCGCCGGTGACCGTGACGTCCTGGGACGGGCCCTTGCCGGTCTGCCCGGCGCTGCACAGCAGCCTGTACTTGCCGGCGGGCAGGTTCACGACGAAGTCGACGCTGGTGCCGGGGCCGATGTTCTCCCGCTCGGCGAGGATCTTGCCGTCCGGCTTGAGCACCTCGAACTCGTTGACCTTCGAACCCTTGTTGGCGACCTTGAAGGTGGTCTTGCCCGCGGGGAGGTCGGTCTTGGCGACCTCGCAGGAGTCGTCGGTGGCCGTCACGGCGACGGCGCCCGCCGCTCCGGCCTCGTCCCCGTCACCGCCGCACGCCGCCAGAAGGGACATCGACACCGCGGCGGCGCCGGCGAGCGCGAGGACGGACACAGGACGCATCAGGGTCTCCAGGAGCGTGCAAATGGTTAGGCTTACCTAAATTAGCGAAAGCTAACCTCAGCACGTCAAGTGGGGCCCCGGACAGTGAGTCATCCCACGCCGTGCGGCCTCGGCACGGGGCGTCTCAGCGGGGGCGGTCGTGCAGGCCCATCGTGAGGTTGCGCGCGGCCATCGGCGGGCCGCCGGCCTGCGGGTCGCCGTACGGGGGCAGATGCCCCGGGTGCTGCGGCCGCTGCTGGTGCTGGGGCGCCTGCTCGCGCTGCTGGGCCGCCGGCTCCGCCCAGACGGCCGTCCCGTACGCGCACACCTCGACGCCGCCGCCCGTCACGGCGGTGTCGAACCTCATGCCCACCACCGTGTTCGCGCCCTTGCGCCGGGCCTCCTCGCCGAGCCGGTCCACCGCCTCGCGGCGCGCCGCGGCCAGGCCCGCGCCCGGCTGCTCCCCCGTCACCCGGAACGTCGCGCTGCTCCCGCCCTGCCCGGGCGCGTGGACGGCGCCCTGATCGGCTCGGACCGCCAGCCCGAGGACCTCTCCGAGCACGCTCCTG encodes:
- a CDS encoding HpcH/HpaI aldolase/citrate lyase family protein yields the protein MRHFDHIDAARRKHLFYRHPRPFGRHDDPDVLAVALGATLYCPATRPALAADIERAARRGVMSMVVCLEDAIADDEVEAGEANLVAHLRALHTASGADTASGADAVSGADGASGADGAEVPLLFVRVRDPRQIGDLVGRLGAAAELVTGFVLPKFTASGGGAFLDALEDAADRSGLRLLAMPVIESPEAVYAETRAEMLHDVARLLAKHRSRILAVRLGATDMSAAYGLRRPPDLTIYDIGPVAGVICDVVNILGRADGTGHVVTGPVWEYFSQGERMFKPQLRQSPFDRQRAAPLRQRLITSDLDGLIREVHLDKANGLTGKTVIHPSHVAAVHALSVVTHEEYSDAADILGVAGGGAMASSYANKMNEAKPHRAWAQRLMLRARVFGVAAEGVTFVELLEAADSR
- a CDS encoding TerD family protein; this encodes MSISLQKGQKVSLAKPGGGTLSRVKMGLGWDAVAKKGLFGKGKPQSIDLDASCLLFDASGNLADQVWFRQLRSKDGSVQHTGDNLTGEGEGDDEVINVDLQSVPEGVVQLVFTVNSFTGQDFSQIAGAFCRLVDESTGQEIARYDLSGAGQHNAQIMAKVSRDGQGWSMTAIGATATGRTFQHLLPAVATHL
- a CDS encoding DUF475 domain-containing protein; translated protein: MILRTFGWSFGVTVVGLLLALLYDGPTGLALVAVLAVLEVSLSFDNAVVNAKVLDRMSAFWQKIFLTVGIAIAVFGMRLVFPLLIVGITAKLSPVEAFDLALNDSHRYHQLMNDAYPMIAAFGGMFLMMLFLDFVFEERADKWLPWLERPLARIGKLDQLSVVVAGGSLALVAWLSASDPGSVMIAGVLGMVTYILVNGLGELFSEASEDDDEDDDDAKDGAEAVKGGGRSGPSSLALATGKAGFFLFLYLEVLDASFSFDGVIGAFAISTDPIVIALGLGIGAMYIRSLTVFLVRKGTLHEYVYLEHGAHWAIGALAVCMLVSIGHHVPEWITGGLGAGLIIAAFASSVVRNRGQDGDSPDGTAGGGRPLHSSQV
- a CDS encoding TerD family protein produces the protein MGVSLAKGGNVSLTKAAPNLTAVTVGLGWDVRATTGADFDLDASALMLASHGKVMSDQHFVFFNNLRSPDGSVEHTGDNLTGEGEGDDESINVDLTAVPAECDRIVFPVSIYDADNRQQSFGQVRNAFIRIVNRNDGNELARFDLTEDASTETAMVFGELYRHSGEWKFRAVGQGYASGLAGIAMDFGVNVG
- a CDS encoding TerD family protein, which encodes MPVSLSKGGNVSLTKQAPGLSAVTVGLGWDLRTTTGTDFDLDASAMVLDASGKIITDQHFVFFNNLRTPDGAVEHTGDNTTGAGEGDDEQLKVNFGAMPATAERVAFAVSIYDAESRGQNFGQVRNAFIRVLNQADGAEMARYDLTEDASMETAMVFGELYRNGTEWKFRAVGQGYASGLAGIAADFGVNI
- a CDS encoding molecular chaperone DnaJ, which gives rise to MRGPGDQRRRGGRGAQAAAGAVEAREAAAAAFYDMDQAQKYIGGRVTVFEDLDARAAEPARREFTRLAETADAASVAYISVLDAHDLDDRDRSPAEYDAARRAFVASTERLQKITGDLNGFAERLSQQMARLESALDQLPPRLTAARDAVAAADAAVAAARSAGMDATDPKEELDRAKGVLAQLGSQGLGGLGLDGAIRKADEVRAIAERAREAAAELPRQAQKVRDSLSSVRTRADAVANRAGHVQEAMRVLVRGYSQACWQDLKGAPESIEAAVTRARERLNEASAHAGRAEWKQAQRALTAARTELNAADRRAGQVTGRAEELKAVAEDPAKPVESVRFAVRDAQRLAVAQPGGAPPQHARVLDSLVERLERAPRRLAGAHPDYWAYLQELESIRTAAGDVVTRIRSERAQQG
- the efeB gene encoding iron uptake transporter deferrochelatase/peroxidase subunit, which codes for MTGEGTQERPGMSRRRMLGFSGASLLVGAAAGAGLDRVASAEEDDAGDAIAFHGAHQAGIATPVQDRLHFAAFDVTTGDRDRLVRMLKEWTAAAAAMTAGRPVGEGAVGGPAVAPPDDTGEALGLPPSRLTLTIGFGPSLFVKDGEDRFGIRARRPAALVDLPHFPGDNLDPARSGGDIAVQACADDPQVAVHAIRNLARIGFGVAAVRWSQLGFGKTSSTTPDAQTPRNLFGFKDGTENIAGTEGDLLDRHVWAAGGDGAGWMAGGSYLVARRIRMHIETWDRTSLREQEDVFGRNKGEGAPAGLKKERDKPALAQMKPDAHVRLAHPDSNQGTRILRRGYSFTDGSDGLGRLDAGLFFIAFQRDPRTGFIRVQNSLATDALNEYIQHVGSGVFACPPGVREGGYWGETLFA
- the efeO gene encoding iron uptake system protein EfeO, with translation MRPVSVLALAGAAAVSMSLLAACGGDGDEAGAAGAVAVTATDDSCEVAKTDLPAGKTTFKVANKGSKVNEFEVLKPDGKILAERENIGPGTSVDFVVNLPAGKYRLLCSAGQTGKGPSQDVTVTGGAAGGADPRLSKAAADYKAFVIVQTDDTIAKTEKFVAAVKDGDVEKAKELYAPSRVGWETIEPVAEKFGDLDPKVDAREADLKPEEKKDWSGWHLLEKALWKDGSVKGKEKYGDQLLADLGTLKSRLPGLTLDPVNDMAGGAKELLDEVATGKVTGEEEAFSHTDLVDFKANVDGAKKIYDLLKPVVQERDAQLAKDLDDNFAGVETLLKKHAKGDGYVSYDKVGEDERKELADAVNALGEPLSRLAAAVAK
- a CDS encoding YbjQ family protein, with product MLIVTTDGVAGYEIRSVLGEVLGLAVRADQGAVHAPGQGGSSATFRVTGEQPGAGLAAARREAVDRLGEEARRKGANTVVGMRFDTAVTGGGVEVCAYGTAVWAEPAAQQREQAPQHQQRPQHPGHLPPYGDPQAGGPPMAARNLTMGLHDRPR